A single window of Archangium gephyra DNA harbors:
- a CDS encoding ATP-grasp domain-containing protein yields MDIALITYWGLPELTEDDRRLLEPLRARGLRPHIVRWDDPDEDWRGYRLVLVRATWDYFLKPVEFLAWLERVSSLVEVLNPPDVLRWNSHKSYLLELAGKGVPVTPTALCPRGRAASLPALVAERGWGAVVVKPAVSGGGRLTRRFEPARLADEGQAHLETVLAEGDALVQPFLPALHEGGERSYLFFDGVFSHAVVRPRTMEAEGGTLPDGVPMAPRAEEMALSERVLAAIPGRTLYARVDVATGPEGTPLLQELEVIEPRLFFGASEAAPGRFAEALVRHLSR; encoded by the coding sequence ATGGACATCGCGCTCATCACCTACTGGGGCCTGCCCGAGCTGACGGAGGACGACCGGCGGCTGCTCGAGCCGCTGCGCGCCCGGGGGCTGCGGCCCCACATCGTGCGGTGGGATGACCCGGACGAGGACTGGCGGGGCTACCGGCTCGTCCTGGTGCGCGCCACCTGGGACTACTTCCTCAAGCCGGTGGAGTTCCTGGCGTGGCTGGAGCGGGTGTCCTCGCTCGTGGAGGTCCTCAACCCCCCGGACGTGCTGCGCTGGAACAGCCACAAGTCCTACCTGCTGGAGCTGGCCGGGAAGGGCGTGCCCGTCACCCCCACGGCGCTGTGCCCCCGGGGCCGGGCGGCGTCGCTGCCAGCGCTGGTGGCGGAGCGGGGATGGGGGGCGGTGGTGGTGAAGCCCGCGGTGTCGGGAGGCGGCCGGCTCACCCGGCGCTTCGAGCCCGCGCGGCTCGCGGACGAGGGCCAGGCGCACCTGGAGACCGTGCTCGCCGAGGGGGATGCGCTGGTGCAGCCCTTCCTGCCCGCGCTGCACGAGGGCGGCGAGCGCTCCTACCTCTTCTTCGACGGAGTCTTCTCGCACGCGGTGGTGCGGCCGCGCACCATGGAGGCGGAGGGCGGCACCCTGCCGGATGGTGTGCCCATGGCACCGCGCGCCGAGGAGATGGCGCTCTCGGAGCGTGTGCTGGCCGCCATTCCCGGACGGACGCTCTATGCCCGGGTGGACGTGGCCACGGGGCCGGAGGGCACGCCGCTGCTGCAGGAGCTGGAGGTCATCGAGCCGCGGCTCTTCTTCGGCGCGTCCGAGGCCGCGCCGGGGCGTTTCGCGGAGGCCCTCGTGCGCCACCTCTCGCGCTGA
- a CDS encoding bifunctional ornithine acetyltransferase/N-acetylglutamate synthase codes for MRHQAPFSSQRGTAIPSTHLTFPSAEAHRSWLEQQSALPRGFRVGRTRFEFMPAEVAKPAKMNLTLVVLDEPTPAFAAVFTKNAFPGAPVVLGRKRLEEPTLGAVVVNNKVSNVCAPGGVEASERLCAAVAGGLGLSASQVLPCSTGVIGWRLPVDAMVEAVPQAVSTLAGGSVLPAAEGIMTTDLYAKVRRAQVGSGSIVGIAKGAGMIEPNLATMLVFLMTDVDVPREALRAALRSVSARTFGCISVDSDTSTSDTVALLSSRKVPCPSLKEFEAALEQVCADLAEDIVRNGEGVHHVMRVRVHGAPGEDVARGIGKSVVNSPLFQCAVNGNDPNVGRLVAAIGKYVGAHHPEVDLSRCTLRMGGRVIMEHGAFRLDNEAEKALVAHMKGAELYTSVPPRTGSPSARR; via the coding sequence TTGCGGCACCAAGCCCCTTTCTCCTCGCAGCGAGGTACCGCCATTCCCAGCACGCACCTGACCTTCCCGTCCGCCGAGGCCCACCGGAGCTGGCTGGAGCAGCAGTCCGCCCTGCCCCGCGGCTTCCGCGTCGGCCGCACGCGCTTCGAGTTCATGCCCGCCGAGGTGGCCAAGCCGGCGAAGATGAACCTCACGCTGGTGGTGCTCGACGAGCCGACACCGGCCTTCGCGGCGGTGTTCACGAAGAACGCCTTCCCGGGCGCGCCGGTGGTCCTCGGCCGCAAGCGGCTGGAGGAGCCCACGCTGGGCGCGGTGGTGGTGAACAACAAGGTGAGCAACGTGTGCGCGCCCGGAGGCGTCGAGGCCTCCGAGCGGCTGTGCGCGGCCGTGGCCGGCGGGCTGGGGCTGAGTGCCTCGCAGGTGCTGCCCTGCTCGACGGGCGTCATCGGCTGGCGGCTGCCGGTGGACGCCATGGTGGAGGCGGTGCCCCAGGCCGTCTCGACGCTCGCCGGTGGCTCGGTGCTGCCCGCCGCCGAGGGCATCATGACGACGGACCTGTACGCCAAGGTCCGCCGCGCCCAGGTGGGCAGCGGGAGCATCGTGGGCATCGCCAAGGGCGCGGGGATGATCGAGCCCAACCTGGCCACCATGCTCGTCTTCCTCATGACGGACGTGGACGTACCGCGCGAGGCCCTGCGCGCGGCGCTGCGCTCGGTGTCCGCGAGGACGTTCGGCTGCATCAGCGTGGACAGCGACACGAGCACGTCGGACACGGTGGCGCTGCTGTCGTCGCGCAAGGTGCCCTGCCCCAGCCTGAAGGAGTTCGAGGCCGCACTGGAGCAGGTGTGCGCCGACCTGGCCGAGGACATCGTGCGCAACGGCGAGGGCGTGCACCACGTCATGCGCGTGCGCGTGCACGGCGCGCCGGGCGAGGACGTGGCCCGGGGCATCGGCAAGTCGGTGGTGAACTCGCCGCTGTTCCAGTGCGCGGTGAACGGGAATGACCCCAACGTGGGCCGGCTGGTGGCGGCGATCGGCAAGTACGTGGGCGCGCACCACCCGGAGGTGGACCTCTCGCGCTGCACGCTGCGCATGGGCGGCCGCGTCATCATGGAGCACGGTGCCTTCCGGCTCGACAACGAGGCGGAGAAGGCCCTGGTGGCGCACATGAAGGGCGCCGAGCTCTACACGAGCGTGCCCCCGCGGACGGGCTCACCTTCCGCCCGCAGGTGA
- a CDS encoding SDR family oxidoreductase, with protein MKEKTVVVTGANSGVGLATATELARRGATVVMACRSAARGEQALKEARQRSGSDKLELMLCDLGSLESVRHFARELQSRHPTLDVLINNAGVITVKRETTADGFESQLGVNHLGHFLLTNLLLEPLRRAPQGRIINVSSGAHKTGSIHWEDPHLTRSFGVWKAYSQSKLANILFTKALAERLRGTAVTANSLHPGAVGSNFGVDRQTGFGKPIMAFLGLFFLTPEQGAETSVYLAASDEVTSVSGEYFYRKKPAPVSKKAQDRELAERLWSWSEKQVGWTA; from the coding sequence ATGAAAGAGAAGACCGTGGTCGTGACCGGTGCCAATTCGGGCGTGGGGCTCGCCACCGCGACGGAGCTGGCGCGAAGGGGTGCCACCGTCGTCATGGCCTGCCGCAGTGCCGCGCGCGGCGAGCAGGCGCTGAAGGAGGCCCGGCAGCGGAGCGGCTCGGACAAGCTCGAGCTCATGCTGTGCGACCTGGGCTCGCTGGAGAGCGTCCGCCACTTCGCTCGTGAGCTCCAGAGCCGCCACCCGACGCTGGATGTGTTGATCAACAACGCGGGCGTCATCACCGTGAAGCGGGAGACGACGGCGGACGGGTTCGAGTCCCAGCTGGGTGTCAATCACCTGGGCCACTTCCTGCTGACGAACCTGCTGCTGGAGCCGCTTCGGCGGGCGCCCCAGGGACGGATCATCAATGTGTCCTCGGGCGCGCACAAGACGGGGTCCATCCACTGGGAGGATCCGCACCTGACGCGGAGCTTCGGGGTGTGGAAGGCCTATTCGCAGTCCAAGCTCGCCAACATCCTGTTCACGAAGGCGCTCGCGGAGCGGCTCCGGGGCACGGCCGTCACCGCCAACAGCCTGCACCCGGGAGCGGTCGGCTCCAACTTCGGCGTGGACCGTCAGACGGGGTTCGGCAAGCCCATCATGGCGTTCCTCGGGCTCTTCTTCCTGACACCGGAGCAGGGCGCCGAGACGTCCGTGTATCTGGCGGCGAGCGACGAGGTCACTTCCGTCTCGGGTGAGTACTTCTACAGGAAGAAGCCCGCGCCGGTGTCGAAGAAGGCCCAGGACCGGGAGCTGGCCGAGAGGCTGTGGTCCTGGAGCGAGAAGCAAGTAGGGTGGACCGCCTAG
- a CDS encoding PQQ-dependent sugar dehydrogenase produces the protein MRLEALRALACLLLLWGCTEVEQPPGSPPRQRAEAAAVPTRFTDTLVTEGLDTATSMTIAPDGRIFVCEQDGRLRLIQDGKLLSAPFLTVDTDDSGERGLLGVALDPDFPRQPYVYVYYTATTPQVHNRVSRFTANGNLAVPGSERILFELEPLGASNHNGGALHFGPGGKLFVAVGENTRSDRAPRLDSLLGKVLRLEKDGTVPTDNPFYTRTTGSYRAIWAIGLRNPYSLAVQPGTGRLFINDVGAGDWEEINEGLAGAHYGWPDTEGPTTDSRFRTPLFAYRHGSGTSGGCAITAGVFYNPAQRQFPTEYTGRYFFSDYCNGWIRTYDPKDGAVAVFATGLDAPVDLDVGPDGSLYYLDRADDSVRRIRYTASNEAPTLTSQPASLTVAPGQPATFTVGASGTPTLRYQWLRNDTELAGQTSPSLTLPPVKLSDSGARFRVRVSNDYGSVLSNEVTLTVRSNTAPVATLLLPVDGALYSAGDVITYEGRGTDAEDGTLPDSAFTWSVDFHHDEHLHPFVPATRGARSGRFTVPERGETAANVWYRIHLRVEDSSGAVHELFRDVRPRKVKLRMDTEPAGLRVTLDGQPQPTPLEVETVAGVVRALGAVSPQEKDGKTYVFERWSHGGGESQEVRPTVDSRYTAVFREESAPGNGLRARYFDTADFKELKLERVDPTVDFRWESGSPDPAVDLNTFSVRWTGSVVPLYSETYTFYTQSNDGVRLWVDGMLLIDNWTVHSTTENRGTVTLQAGRAHALQLEFFEQTGLATMRLHWSSPSQRKQIIPPAQLRPASP, from the coding sequence ATGCGTCTCGAGGCTCTTCGGGCTCTCGCCTGCCTTCTCCTGCTGTGGGGCTGTACGGAGGTGGAGCAGCCCCCCGGCAGCCCCCCGCGGCAACGAGCGGAGGCGGCGGCGGTGCCCACCCGCTTCACGGACACGCTCGTCACGGAGGGGCTCGACACGGCGACCTCCATGACCATCGCCCCGGATGGGCGCATCTTCGTCTGCGAGCAGGACGGCCGGCTCCGGCTCATCCAGGACGGGAAGCTGCTGAGCGCGCCCTTCCTGACGGTGGACACGGATGACAGCGGCGAGCGGGGCCTGCTCGGCGTGGCGTTGGATCCAGACTTCCCCCGCCAGCCGTACGTGTACGTCTATTACACGGCCACCACGCCCCAGGTGCACAACCGCGTCAGCCGCTTCACCGCCAACGGCAACCTGGCCGTGCCCGGCAGCGAGCGCATCCTGTTCGAGCTCGAGCCGCTGGGGGCCTCCAACCACAATGGGGGGGCCCTGCACTTCGGGCCCGGCGGCAAGCTCTTCGTGGCCGTGGGGGAGAACACGCGCTCGGACCGGGCGCCGAGGCTCGACTCGTTGCTGGGCAAGGTGCTGCGGCTGGAGAAGGACGGCACCGTTCCCACGGACAACCCCTTCTACACGCGCACCACGGGCAGCTACCGGGCCATCTGGGCCATCGGCCTGCGCAACCCGTACAGCCTCGCCGTGCAGCCGGGCACCGGCCGCCTCTTCATCAACGACGTGGGCGCCGGTGACTGGGAGGAGATCAACGAGGGCCTCGCCGGAGCCCACTACGGCTGGCCGGACACCGAGGGCCCCACGACGGACTCGCGCTTCCGCACCCCGCTGTTCGCCTACCGGCACGGCTCGGGCACCAGCGGCGGCTGCGCCATCACCGCGGGCGTCTTCTACAACCCGGCCCAGCGCCAGTTCCCCACGGAGTACACGGGGCGCTACTTCTTCTCCGACTACTGCAACGGGTGGATCCGCACGTATGACCCGAAGGATGGCGCCGTCGCCGTCTTCGCCACGGGCCTGGATGCACCCGTGGACCTCGACGTGGGGCCGGACGGCAGCCTCTACTACCTGGACCGCGCGGACGACTCGGTGCGCCGCATCCGCTACACGGCCTCCAACGAGGCCCCCACCCTCACGAGCCAACCCGCGAGCCTCACGGTGGCGCCCGGCCAGCCCGCCACCTTCACGGTGGGCGCCTCGGGGACTCCGACGCTGCGCTACCAGTGGCTGCGAAATGACACCGAGCTCGCGGGGCAGACGTCCCCGAGCCTCACGCTGCCGCCGGTGAAGCTGTCGGACTCGGGGGCCCGCTTCCGGGTGCGGGTGTCCAACGACTACGGCTCGGTGCTGAGCAACGAGGTCACCCTCACCGTGAGGAGCAACACCGCGCCCGTCGCCACCCTCCTGCTGCCCGTGGACGGGGCGCTCTACAGCGCGGGGGACGTCATCACCTACGAGGGCCGGGGCACGGACGCCGAGGACGGGACGCTGCCGGACAGTGCCTTCACCTGGAGCGTGGACTTCCACCATGACGAGCACCTGCACCCCTTCGTGCCGGCCACGCGCGGGGCGAGGAGCGGGCGGTTCACCGTGCCAGAGCGGGGCGAGACGGCCGCCAACGTGTGGTACCGCATCCACCTGCGGGTGGAGGACTCCAGCGGAGCCGTCCACGAGCTCTTCCGGGACGTGCGGCCCCGGAAGGTGAAGCTGCGGATGGACACCGAGCCCGCGGGGTTGAGGGTGACGCTCGACGGACAACCCCAGCCGACGCCGCTGGAGGTGGAGACGGTGGCGGGCGTGGTGCGCGCCCTCGGGGCCGTCTCGCCCCAGGAGAAGGACGGGAAGACGTACGTCTTCGAGCGCTGGAGCCACGGCGGGGGCGAGAGCCAGGAGGTCCGGCCCACGGTGGATTCGCGGTACACGGCGGTGTTCCGGGAGGAGAGCGCCCCCGGCAACGGCCTGCGGGCGCGGTACTTCGACACGGCCGACTTCAAGGAGCTGAAGCTGGAGCGGGTGGATCCCACCGTGGACTTCCGCTGGGAGAGCGGCTCGCCGGACCCGGCCGTGGACCTCAACACCTTCTCGGTGCGCTGGACGGGGAGCGTGGTGCCCCTGTACTCGGAGACGTACACCTTCTACACCCAGTCCAATGACGGGGTCCGGCTCTGGGTGGACGGCATGCTGCTCATCGACAACTGGACGGTCCACTCCACCACCGAGAACCGCGGCACCGTCACGCTCCAGGCGGGCCGGGCCCACGCCCTCCAGCTGGAGTTCTTCGAGCAGACGGGCCTCGCCACCATGCGGCTGCACTGGTCGAGCCCCAGCCAGCGCAAGCAGATCATCCCCCCGGCACAGCTCCGGCCGGCGTCTCCCTAG
- a CDS encoding alpha/beta fold hydrolase, producing MNPRNEAAFRRAYDDLISLWTTAPESRDIETPSARTRVQVWGREDAPPLVLLHGFKVTSGMWASNALELGKSFRVYAADTPGDHGFSVPHRPLLRVEELLGWLDELLTALGLSRTNLGGMSYGGWLSAQYAARAPERVSKLVLIAPGATFLRFNTAFVVRGIPFLIWPRRDWVHAYLRWAAVPEKEAGGLYDKVMSGIADVMWTGMRHFGWYPGQWPGVVKEEVLRRIQTPTLLLVGQQERIYDVEPMMARARSLLPNLTCVAVPEASHDLPMRQPEAVVSHLRSFLQA from the coding sequence ATGAATCCTCGAAACGAAGCGGCCTTCCGGCGGGCGTACGATGACCTGATCTCCTTGTGGACCACGGCGCCCGAGTCCCGGGACATCGAGACGCCGAGCGCGCGCACGCGGGTGCAGGTGTGGGGCCGGGAGGACGCACCGCCGTTGGTGCTCCTGCACGGGTTCAAGGTCACGTCCGGCATGTGGGCGTCGAATGCCCTGGAGCTCGGGAAGTCCTTCCGGGTCTACGCCGCCGACACGCCGGGAGACCACGGCTTCAGCGTGCCGCACCGTCCGCTGCTGCGCGTGGAGGAGCTCCTCGGCTGGCTGGACGAGCTGCTCACCGCGCTGGGGTTGTCGCGGACGAACCTGGGTGGAATGTCGTACGGCGGGTGGCTCTCCGCGCAGTACGCCGCGCGGGCTCCGGAGCGGGTGTCGAAGCTGGTGCTGATCGCTCCCGGGGCCACGTTCCTGCGCTTCAACACCGCCTTCGTCGTGCGCGGCATTCCCTTCTTGATCTGGCCGCGCCGGGACTGGGTCCACGCCTACCTGCGCTGGGCGGCCGTTCCGGAGAAGGAGGCGGGCGGCCTGTACGACAAGGTGATGAGCGGGATCGCGGACGTGATGTGGACGGGGATGCGCCACTTCGGCTGGTACCCCGGCCAGTGGCCCGGGGTGGTGAAGGAGGAGGTGCTGCGGCGCATCCAGACGCCGACGCTCCTGCTCGTGGGCCAGCAGGAGCGCATCTACGACGTGGAGCCGATGATGGCCCGTGCGCGCTCGCTCCTCCCGAACCTCACCTGCGTGGCGGTTCCCGAGGCGAGCCACGACCTGCCCATGCGGCAGCCGGAGGCCGTGGTCTCGCATCTGCGGAGCTTCCTCCAGGCTTGA
- a CDS encoding PAS domain S-box protein produces the protein MATHEPAAEAGGRLRLCDFIREHRTLILEEWERAARVLPEARRLSHPRLLDHLPPLLERMADRVESVHTGVPGSLEEWPEIHALQRLDVGFGLEQVTHEYSLLRTCILRLYGQHLGHEGGRDTQTLLREIACLDETFDEAVTTAVSRYSRARERTLVALDRISEAALGTEDLDTFLERLLRGVLETTESVDSVTLLLREGEVLRARASVGLEELVSGGFSVRVGEGFSGKIAAERRPLELRSAAADPLVRSEVLRRRGTRALYGVPLFAGDELIGVAHMGSITAFEFSNEDKLLFRAMVSRASALLVQTRLATREREAREAVRTHEELLRLVIEQSGDAIIVTDERGVLRVFNAEAERQHGVTRQQVAAPEWTATYGLLDLEERPMKLEATPLYRALHGEPVTDARWKVRRPDGSVRILSGTASPMLHPDGTPAGAVLSARDETERLRREAEQAETLALLDSLLSTAPIGLAFVDRELRYVRVNRMLADMNGKPLEEMLGHTVREVLPAGSSASLEPLLRQVFETGAPLREREVAIATAADEGRVHHYLLSIYPVRDGRGTVRWVGTVVVDITERQRTEEELRRAAEFRERFLGIVSHDLRNPLNAIVLSANALMRAEDLAPRHLKPVRRIITSAERMGRMIGELLDFTRGRLGGGIPVSPQHLNLRHLVRHVMEELEAAHPGRELRLEGEGNFQGEWDPDRLSQVIGNLGKNALDYSPEGTPVRLRLRDEGESVVLEVNNAGPPIPAELLPTIFEPFRRLARDSPHPASGLGLGLYIVEQIVRGHGGTLSVRSTQEEGTTFTVRLPRTRGGPSPAP, from the coding sequence ATGGCGACGCACGAGCCAGCGGCCGAGGCGGGGGGGCGGCTCCGCCTCTGTGACTTCATCCGGGAGCACCGTACGCTGATCCTCGAGGAGTGGGAGCGTGCGGCGCGAGTCCTGCCCGAGGCGCGGCGGCTGTCGCATCCTCGGCTGTTGGACCATCTGCCGCCCCTGCTGGAGCGGATGGCGGACCGGGTGGAGTCGGTGCACACCGGCGTGCCGGGCTCGCTGGAGGAGTGGCCGGAGATCCACGCGCTGCAGCGGCTGGACGTGGGGTTTGGCCTGGAGCAGGTGACCCACGAGTACTCGCTGCTGCGCACCTGCATCCTGCGGCTCTACGGCCAGCACCTGGGGCACGAGGGCGGACGGGACACGCAGACACTGCTGCGGGAGATCGCCTGCCTCGACGAGACCTTCGACGAGGCGGTGACGACGGCGGTGTCCCGGTACTCGAGGGCCCGCGAGCGGACGCTGGTGGCGCTCGACCGCATCTCCGAGGCGGCGCTCGGCACGGAGGACCTGGACACCTTCCTGGAGCGGCTGTTGCGCGGGGTGCTGGAGACGACCGAGTCGGTGGACTCCGTCACGTTGTTGCTGCGCGAGGGGGAGGTGCTCCGGGCACGTGCCTCGGTGGGCCTGGAGGAGCTGGTGTCCGGGGGCTTCAGCGTGCGGGTGGGTGAGGGCTTCTCCGGGAAGATCGCCGCCGAGCGGCGCCCGTTGGAGTTGCGCTCGGCGGCGGCGGATCCGCTGGTGAGGAGCGAGGTGCTGCGGCGGCGGGGCACGCGGGCCCTCTATGGGGTGCCGCTCTTCGCCGGGGACGAGCTCATCGGCGTGGCGCACATGGGCAGCATCACCGCCTTCGAGTTCTCCAACGAGGACAAGCTCCTCTTCCGGGCGATGGTGAGCCGGGCCTCGGCGCTGCTGGTGCAGACGCGGCTGGCCACCCGCGAGCGCGAGGCACGCGAGGCGGTGCGCACGCACGAGGAGCTGCTGCGCCTGGTCATCGAGCAGAGCGGGGACGCCATCATCGTGACGGACGAGCGGGGCGTGCTGCGTGTCTTCAACGCGGAGGCCGAGCGCCAGCACGGCGTCACCCGCCAGCAGGTGGCGGCGCCCGAGTGGACGGCGACCTACGGGCTGCTGGACCTGGAGGAGCGGCCCATGAAGCTGGAGGCGACGCCGCTGTACCGGGCCCTCCATGGCGAGCCGGTGACGGATGCGCGCTGGAAGGTGCGGCGCCCGGATGGCTCGGTGCGCATCCTCAGCGGCACCGCCTCGCCCATGCTCCATCCGGATGGGACCCCGGCCGGCGCGGTGCTCTCCGCCCGGGACGAGACGGAGCGGTTGCGGCGCGAGGCGGAGCAGGCCGAGACGCTCGCGCTGCTGGACTCGCTGCTGTCCACGGCGCCCATCGGCCTGGCCTTCGTGGACCGGGAGCTGCGCTATGTGCGCGTCAACCGCATGCTCGCGGACATGAATGGCAAGCCCCTGGAGGAGATGCTGGGGCACACCGTGCGCGAGGTGCTCCCCGCCGGGTCCAGCGCCTCCCTGGAGCCCCTGCTGCGCCAGGTGTTCGAGACGGGAGCGCCCCTGCGGGAGCGGGAGGTGGCCATCGCCACGGCGGCCGACGAGGGCCGTGTGCACCACTACCTGCTGAGCATCTACCCGGTGCGCGACGGCCGGGGCACGGTGCGCTGGGTGGGCACGGTGGTGGTGGACATCACCGAGCGCCAGCGCACCGAGGAGGAGCTGCGCCGGGCCGCGGAGTTCCGCGAGCGCTTCCTGGGCATCGTCTCGCATGATCTGCGCAACCCGCTCAACGCCATCGTCCTGTCGGCCAACGCGTTGATGCGCGCGGAGGACCTGGCGCCCCGCCACCTCAAGCCCGTGCGCCGCATCATCACCAGCGCCGAGCGCATGGGCCGGATGATTGGCGAGCTGCTGGACTTCACGCGCGGGCGGCTGGGCGGTGGCATTCCCGTCTCCCCCCAGCACCTCAACCTGCGCCACCTGGTGCGGCATGTGATGGAGGAGCTGGAGGCGGCCCACCCCGGGCGCGAGCTGCGGCTCGAGGGCGAGGGGAACTTCCAGGGGGAGTGGGATCCGGACCGGCTCTCGCAGGTGATTGGGAACCTGGGCAAGAACGCGCTCGACTACAGCCCCGAGGGGACGCCCGTGCGCCTGCGGCTGCGCGACGAGGGGGAGAGCGTCGTCCTGGAGGTGAACAACGCGGGCCCGCCCATTCCAGCCGAGCTGCTGCCCACCATCTTCGAGCCCTTCCGGCGGCTCGCGCGGGACAGCCCGCACCCGGCCTCGGGGCTGGGGCTGGGCCTCTACATCGTGGAGCAGATCGTCCGGGGCCACGGAGGCACCCTCTCGGTGCGCTCCACGCAGGAGGAGGGCACCACCTTCACGGTGCGGCTGCCCCGGACTCGAGGCGGGCCTTCTCCCGCTCCATGA
- a CDS encoding lysophospholipid acyltransferase family protein — protein MRWLHSVLFWSFFVASSAVLFCVALVLFLVTWPFDRKGLVLHLFSCGWAQLYFWVNPGWRLRIQGRERLPWHGPAVLVSNHQSLGDILVLFGLYRPFKWVSKASNFRLPFLGWNMYLNRYVSLVRGDKESIAKMMAQSERWLERGVPVLLFPEGTRSPDNTMRPFKDGAFRLAHAKGCPLIPMVLTGTGDTLPKHGLIIRFRANCEVSVLEPVDPRAFPDPASLRDHVYGLMEREKARLESGAAAP, from the coding sequence ATGCGCTGGCTCCACTCGGTGCTTTTCTGGTCCTTCTTCGTGGCGAGCTCCGCCGTCCTCTTCTGCGTGGCGCTCGTCCTCTTCCTGGTGACGTGGCCCTTCGACCGCAAGGGCCTCGTCCTGCACCTGTTCTCCTGTGGCTGGGCGCAGCTCTACTTCTGGGTGAATCCCGGCTGGCGTCTGCGCATCCAGGGCCGTGAGCGTCTGCCCTGGCACGGGCCCGCGGTGCTGGTGTCCAACCACCAGTCGCTGGGCGACATCCTCGTGCTCTTCGGCCTCTACCGGCCCTTCAAGTGGGTCTCCAAGGCCAGCAACTTCAGGCTCCCGTTCCTCGGCTGGAACATGTACCTCAACCGCTACGTGTCGCTGGTGCGCGGGGACAAGGAGAGCATCGCGAAGATGATGGCCCAGAGTGAGCGCTGGCTGGAGCGGGGCGTGCCGGTGCTCCTCTTCCCCGAGGGCACGCGCTCGCCGGACAACACCATGCGGCCGTTCAAGGACGGCGCCTTCCGGCTGGCCCACGCCAAGGGCTGCCCGCTCATCCCCATGGTGCTCACCGGCACGGGCGACACCCTGCCCAAGCACGGGCTCATCATCCGCTTCCGCGCCAACTGCGAGGTCAGCGTCCTCGAGCCCGTGGATCCGCGCGCCTTCCCCGACCCAGCCTCGCTGCGAGACCACGTGTACGGCCTCATGGAGCGGGAGAAGGCCCGCCTCGAGTCCGGGGCAGCCGCACCGTGA
- a CDS encoding type II toxin-antitoxin system RelE family toxin — protein sequence MYTVEISPPAWNQLAHLSLETYRRIREELDAVATALGEGAPPGLTGTVKVSGHPVSAPSVVVDDAIAIYDVDHEHQRVLLLEVARRLPREL from the coding sequence GTGTACACCGTCGAAATCAGTCCACCCGCGTGGAATCAGCTCGCTCACCTGTCCCTGGAGACGTACCGGCGCATCCGTGAGGAGCTGGATGCTGTCGCCACGGCCCTGGGCGAGGGAGCGCCTCCGGGCCTTACCGGTACGGTGAAGGTGTCCGGGCACCCGGTCTCCGCCCCCTCGGTGGTGGTGGATGATGCGATCGCGATCTACGACGTGGACCACGAGCACCAGCGCGTCCTGCTGCTCGAGGTGGCGCGCCGGCTCCCGAGGGAGCTCTAG